A single window of Leptospira koniambonensis DNA harbors:
- the hfq gene encoding RNA chaperone Hfq: MSAKNNIQDQLLNTARKEKLELTIYLLNGVPLKGKVVSFDNFTIVLEQENKQSLVYKHAISTIIPSKVIKLYTEEAAKEAPSA, from the coding sequence ATGTCTGCTAAAAATAATATACAGGACCAACTGCTCAATACGGCTAGAAAAGAAAAACTAGAATTGACCATCTATCTTCTTAACGGAGTTCCTTTAAAAGGGAAAGTGGTAAGTTTTGATAATTTTACTATAGTCCTTGAGCAGGAGAATAAGCAGAGTTTGGTGTACAAACACGCGATCTCCACGATCATTCCTTCCAAAGTAATCAAACTTTATACAGAAGAAGCAGCAAAAGAAGCTCCTTCCGCCTAA
- the miaA gene encoding tRNA (adenosine(37)-N6)-dimethylallyltransferase MiaA yields MIITAPTGAGKTALVRELDPSRFEIISFDSRQIYKELSIGTAAPSQEDCEKIPHHLVSFLSPSESIDAAKFVTKAEEALDDILSRGKIPVLTAGTGFYLNAFLYGMFPVPKITEEIKGKVESLSMEERIKELQKLDPKALQKIFPNDNYRYGRALEVNWMGTLWSELKVEEGKGALISKNLNILGAFFLDLDRKELYSRIDSRAKKMIESGMAEEAKRVSDKYGEDCPGLQSLGYNFALENIKGTSNLETFFGNLSQSHRNYAKRQITWFRKQKILEPIHPSEAYKKIKI; encoded by the coding sequence CTGATCATCACCGCTCCTACCGGGGCCGGAAAAACGGCTCTGGTGAGAGAATTAGATCCTTCCCGTTTTGAAATTATCTCCTTTGACTCCAGACAGATCTACAAAGAGTTAAGTATTGGGACTGCAGCCCCAAGCCAGGAAGACTGCGAAAAAATCCCCCACCATCTAGTTTCATTTCTTTCACCTTCCGAATCCATAGACGCAGCAAAATTTGTAACAAAGGCAGAAGAAGCACTGGATGATATACTTTCCAGAGGCAAAATCCCAGTTTTAACAGCAGGCACAGGGTTCTATTTAAATGCTTTTTTGTACGGAATGTTTCCCGTTCCAAAAATCACTGAAGAAATAAAAGGGAAAGTGGAATCCTTAAGTATGGAAGAAAGAATTAAGGAGCTCCAGAAGCTAGATCCCAAAGCTCTCCAAAAAATCTTTCCGAACGATAACTACAGATACGGAAGAGCCTTAGAAGTAAATTGGATGGGAACTCTTTGGTCCGAACTAAAAGTGGAAGAGGGAAAGGGCGCCCTAATTTCCAAAAATTTGAATATACTCGGGGCCTTCTTCTTAGATCTGGATCGAAAGGAATTGTATAGCAGGATCGATTCCAGGGCCAAAAAAATGATAGAATCTGGAATGGCAGAAGAAGCAAAAAGGGTCTCAGATAAATACGGGGAAGATTGTCCCGGTCTTCAGTCCTTAGGTTATAATTTCGCGCTTGAAAATATTAAAGGAACGTCCAACCTTGAGACATTCTTTGGGAATTTAAGCCAGTCTCATAGGAATTACGCCAAACGTCAGATTACTTGGTTTCGAAAGCAAAAGATCTTGGAACCGATCCATCCGAGTGAAGCGTATAAAAAGATAAAAATATAA
- a CDS encoding TIGR02300 family protein, giving the protein MATAKKTVKKKAAPKSKPPVKKSAPKKKTPPAKKKEVASTSKPAGTKKSSASKSSLNPLGKKFTCHTCGTKFYDLNKEVKICPKCGADQSKRPPSKSRSRVARVEEEEFPEENLEYDSDAGFEEEEGGIVEEPLEEEEDEEEEEE; this is encoded by the coding sequence ATGGCAACAGCTAAGAAAACGGTTAAGAAAAAAGCTGCACCGAAGTCCAAACCTCCGGTGAAAAAAAGTGCTCCTAAGAAAAAAACTCCTCCGGCAAAAAAGAAGGAAGTTGCTAGCACAAGCAAGCCTGCAGGGACCAAAAAGTCTTCTGCATCCAAATCTTCCCTCAATCCTCTGGGTAAAAAGTTCACCTGTCATACTTGTGGAACTAAGTTCTACGATCTAAACAAAGAAGTAAAAATCTGCCCTAAATGTGGAGCCGATCAAAGTAAACGTCCTCCTTCCAAATCCAGGTCTCGTGTCGCTCGAGTGGAAGAAGAAGAGTTTCCAGAAGAAAACTTAGAGTACGATTCTGATGCAGGTTTCGAAGAAGAAGAAGGTGGTATCGTAGAAGAACCACTTGAAGAGGAAGAAGACGAGGAAGAGGAGGAGGAATAA